A portion of the Thalassotalea sp. LPB0316 genome contains these proteins:
- the hflX gene encoding ribosome rescue GTPase HflX yields the protein MFDRYQAGEQAILVHVDFPDESSREDLQEFEMLVSSSGVTALDVITGKRNTPHSKYFVGSGKVEEIAQAVKLHNANVVLFNHSLSPSQEKNIEAVCECRVVDRTTLILDIFAQRARTHEGKLQVELAQLRHISTRLIRGWTHLERQKGGIGMRGPGETQLETDRRLLRERMNSIQKRLEKVEKQRQQGRRSRTRAELPTVSLVGYTNAGKSTLFNTITRADVYAADQLFATLDPTLRKIEVEDVGRVILADTVGFIRHLPHDLVAAFKATLTETREAQLLLHVVDISDERRQENIEQVEDVLTEIDAGDVPQLLICNKIDNLNDIAPRIDRDENGLPIRVWLSARANQGIELLYKALAERLGVQIVRHTLKIPPSAGRLRGEFYQLNCITDETYDEQGNCILAVKLPEKEWNRIVKTETIEHFIEY from the coding sequence TTGTTTGATCGTTATCAGGCAGGTGAGCAAGCGATACTAGTTCATGTAGATTTTCCTGATGAAAGTAGTCGAGAAGATCTACAAGAATTTGAAATGTTAGTGTCATCATCAGGTGTTACGGCACTTGATGTGATTACTGGCAAGCGAAACACCCCCCATAGTAAATACTTTGTTGGCTCGGGTAAGGTCGAAGAAATAGCGCAAGCTGTTAAACTACACAACGCCAATGTTGTCTTATTCAACCACAGCCTTAGTCCATCTCAAGAAAAAAATATCGAAGCGGTCTGCGAATGTCGGGTGGTCGACAGAACGACCTTGATCCTCGATATATTTGCCCAACGAGCCCGTACTCATGAAGGTAAGTTACAAGTCGAACTTGCTCAATTGAGACATATCAGCACCCGTTTGATCCGAGGTTGGACTCACCTTGAACGACAAAAAGGTGGTATTGGTATGCGCGGTCCAGGTGAAACACAACTAGAGACCGACCGTCGATTGTTACGCGAGCGGATGAACAGCATTCAAAAGCGTTTAGAGAAAGTAGAAAAGCAACGCCAACAAGGCAGGCGTTCGCGCACGCGCGCTGAATTGCCAACCGTTTCTTTAGTCGGCTATACCAATGCAGGAAAATCTACTTTATTTAACACCATCACGCGCGCTGATGTTTATGCCGCAGACCAATTATTCGCGACACTTGACCCCACTTTGCGAAAAATCGAAGTCGAAGATGTTGGCCGAGTAATTTTAGCCGACACCGTAGGTTTTATTCGTCATTTACCACACGATTTAGTCGCGGCCTTTAAGGCTACGTTAACTGAAACTCGCGAAGCGCAATTATTACTTCACGTTGTTGATATTTCTGACGAGCGTCGGCAAGAAAATATCGAGCAGGTTGAAGACGTCTTAACAGAAATTGACGCTGGCGATGTTCCGCAATTATTAATTTGTAACAAAATAGATAACCTAAATGATATTGCACCGCGTATAGATAGAGACGAAAATGGCTTGCCTATTCGGGTTTGGTTATCCGCTCGGGCAAATCAAGGCATCGAGTTACTCTACAAGGCATTGGCTGAGCGCTTAGGCGTGCAAATTGTCAGGCATACCTTGAAAATTCCGCCTTCTGCAGGCAGATTGCGCGGTGAGTTCTATCAGCTTAATTGTATAACTGATGAGACCTATGATGAGCAAGGAAACTGCATTCTAGCGGTCAAGCTACCTGAAAAAGAGTGGAATCGGATTGTTAAAACGGAAACAATTGAACACTTTATTGAGTATTAA
- the miaA gene encoding tRNA (adenosine(37)-N6)-dimethylallyltransferase MiaA, producing the protein MSTEKKLPPVICLMGPTASGKTALAMELYDALPCEIISVDSALVFKGMDIGTAKPTAEEQKKYPHRLIDLIDPADSYSAAEFCKDALKAIDEIRQRGRIPLLVGGTMMYFKSLIDGISPLPEASPKVRQQIEQEAKENGWDALHQELAEIDPVSAQRIHPNDPQRLTRALEVFRITGNTLTQLTEIKGQRLTGDVLQFAIAPKERKTLHKRIELRFNQMIEQGFKDEVVKLMARGDLHENLPSIRCVGYRQMWQHLKGEYDFEEMIFKGVCATRQLAKRQLTWLRGWDELTWLDMEDTNNLQVITSQISKL; encoded by the coding sequence ATGTCCACTGAAAAAAAATTGCCACCGGTTATCTGTTTAATGGGGCCAACGGCATCAGGTAAAACAGCGTTAGCTATGGAGCTCTATGATGCGTTGCCCTGTGAAATTATCAGTGTTGACTCAGCCCTCGTATTTAAAGGGATGGATATAGGTACCGCGAAACCGACTGCGGAAGAGCAAAAAAAATATCCACATCGACTAATAGATTTGATTGATCCTGCCGATAGTTATTCTGCGGCAGAGTTTTGCAAAGATGCTTTAAAAGCCATTGATGAAATTCGCCAACGTGGTCGGATTCCTTTATTGGTTGGCGGCACTATGATGTACTTTAAAAGTTTAATTGACGGAATATCGCCTTTACCGGAAGCCTCACCAAAAGTTAGGCAGCAAATCGAGCAAGAGGCGAAAGAAAATGGCTGGGATGCATTACATCAAGAGCTAGCTGAGATAGATCCAGTCTCTGCACAGCGCATCCATCCTAATGATCCACAGCGATTGACCCGAGCACTCGAAGTGTTCCGTATAACTGGAAATACTTTGACACAATTAACTGAAATAAAAGGTCAACGTTTAACTGGGGATGTTTTACAATTTGCTATCGCGCCAAAAGAGCGAAAAACGTTGCACAAACGTATTGAGTTGCGTTTTAACCAAATGATCGAGCAAGGTTTTAAAGATGAAGTTGTAAAATTAATGGCGCGTGGCGACTTACATGAAAACCTGCCGTCGATTCGCTGTGTTGGCTATCGACAAATGTGGCAACACCTCAAAGGCGAGTACGATTTTGAAGAAATGATCTTTAAAGGTGTATGTGCTACTAGACAATTGGCGAAACGTCAATTAACTTGGTTGAGGGGATGGGATGAATTGACTTGGTTGGATATGGAAGATACCAACAATTTACAAGTAATTACATCACAGATAAGCAAATTATAA
- a CDS encoding DUF2065 domain-containing protein, which translates to MTLELLLTALGLALIIEGLVPALFPNKWKAYVAKLGQEPSSSIRNIGLSIMTIGAVLLWMLN; encoded by the coding sequence ATGACACTCGAGTTACTTTTAACTGCGCTCGGTTTAGCTTTGATCATTGAGGGTCTTGTACCGGCGTTATTCCCTAACAAATGGAAAGCCTATGTTGCAAAACTAGGCCAAGAGCCGAGCAGTTCTATTCGCAACATCGGCCTGTCAATTATGACTATTGGTGCCGTGCTTTTGTGGATGTTAAATTAG
- the hflC gene encoding protease modulator HflC, whose protein sequence is MKNFLVALGAVIFVIAVSCVFVVAEGERGIVFQFKKIKRDSAGEMVVYQPGLHFKVPFIETVKKLDARIQTLDEAPDRFVTAEKKDLMVDSYVKWRIVDFSRFYLRTSGSFDNASALLKQKVNNGLRTEFGTRTIQEIVSGERDDLMAKALESTASSRDELGIEVVDVRVKAINLPNEVSNSIFERMRAERNAVAKEHRSKGQEQSEIIRATVDAKVTVMLADAQKKAFEIRGEGDALAAKVYADAYNKDAEFYSFYRSLEAYENSFNSKSDIMVVKPDSDFFHYLKDNKKAK, encoded by the coding sequence ATGAAAAATTTCTTAGTTGCATTAGGTGCAGTAATTTTTGTAATTGCAGTTTCTTGTGTTTTTGTGGTTGCAGAAGGTGAGCGCGGTATTGTCTTCCAGTTCAAAAAAATCAAGCGTGATAGCGCTGGTGAAATGGTGGTCTATCAACCAGGCTTGCATTTTAAAGTGCCATTTATTGAAACGGTTAAAAAGTTAGATGCGCGTATTCAAACACTTGATGAAGCGCCAGACCGTTTTGTAACCGCAGAGAAAAAAGACTTAATGGTCGACTCATACGTGAAATGGCGTATCGTAGATTTCTCGCGTTTTTACCTGCGTACATCGGGTAGTTTTGATAACGCTTCGGCGCTATTAAAGCAAAAAGTTAACAACGGATTACGCACAGAATTTGGTACCCGCACGATTCAAGAAATTGTTTCCGGTGAGCGCGATGACCTCATGGCAAAAGCCCTAGAAAGTACAGCGAGTAGCCGTGACGAATTAGGTATTGAAGTGGTTGATGTTCGCGTGAAGGCGATCAATCTTCCAAATGAAGTCAGTAATTCAATTTTTGAGCGTATGCGTGCTGAGCGAAATGCCGTTGCTAAAGAGCACCGCTCTAAAGGTCAAGAGCAATCAGAGATCATTCGCGCAACAGTCGATGCAAAAGTTACCGTTATGTTGGCTGATGCGCAAAAGAAAGCGTTTGAAATTCGTGGTGAAGGTGACGCCTTGGCAGCGAAAGTCTATGCCGATGCATATAACAAAGACGCGGAGTTCTACAGCTTTTATCGCAGCTTAGAGGCTTATGAAAATAGCTTTAATAGCAAAAGCGATATTATGGTCGTGAAACCAGATAGTGATTTCTTTCACTATTTGAAAGACAATAAAAAAGCAAAATAG
- a CDS encoding adenylosuccinate synthase has product MGKNVVVLGTQWGDEGKGKVVDLLTDKAKFVVRYQGGHNAGHTLIVNGEKTVLHLIPSGILRDNVKCLIGNGVVLCPKALMTEIKMLEERGVPVRDRLLISDACPLILPYHNALDAAREKARGSKAIGTTGRGIGPAYEDKVARRGLRVGDLFCPESFAAKLKEIMEYHNFVLTSYYKAEPVSYDEVLADVMAVADIIKDMVADIAETLDQARLAGDSIMFEGAQGTLLDIDHGTYPYVTSSNTTVGGVATGCGFGPRHIDYVLGITKAYTTRVGSGPFPTELKDEIGNHLGTVGHEFGATTGRERRCGWFDAVAMHRAVQVNSISGFCLTKLDVLDGLKELKICTGYQTEHGDIITVPPTAAEGYEKISPVYETLPGWSESTVGATTVEQLPENARAYIKRLEEVTGVPIDIISTGPDRVETMILVNPFE; this is encoded by the coding sequence ATGGGTAAAAACGTCGTAGTTCTAGGCACCCAATGGGGTGACGAAGGTAAAGGTAAAGTTGTTGACTTATTAACGGACAAAGCAAAGTTTGTTGTGCGTTATCAAGGTGGTCACAACGCAGGTCATACATTAATCGTTAACGGTGAAAAAACCGTACTTCATCTAATTCCGTCAGGTATTTTACGCGATAACGTAAAGTGTTTGATTGGTAACGGTGTAGTGCTGTGTCCTAAAGCGTTAATGACAGAAATCAAAATGTTAGAAGAACGCGGCGTACCAGTACGTGATCGTTTGCTTATTTCTGACGCATGTCCATTGATTCTTCCATATCACAATGCATTAGATGCTGCGCGTGAAAAAGCGCGCGGTAGTAAAGCTATCGGAACCACCGGCCGTGGTATTGGTCCGGCATACGAAGATAAAGTTGCTCGTCGCGGTTTACGTGTGGGTGATTTGTTTTGCCCAGAGTCATTTGCTGCTAAGTTAAAAGAAATTATGGAATACCATAACTTTGTTTTAACTTCATACTATAAAGCAGAGCCGGTTAGCTATGATGAAGTACTTGCTGATGTAATGGCTGTTGCCGACATTATCAAGGACATGGTCGCTGATATCGCTGAGACATTAGATCAAGCGCGTTTAGCCGGCGATTCAATCATGTTCGAAGGTGCCCAAGGTACTTTACTAGACATTGATCACGGTACATACCCTTATGTAACTTCATCAAATACCACTGTTGGTGGTGTTGCAACAGGTTGTGGCTTTGGTCCTCGTCATATCGATTACGTTTTAGGTATTACTAAAGCTTATACGACGCGTGTTGGTTCAGGTCCATTCCCGACTGAGTTAAAAGACGAAATCGGCAATCACTTAGGTACCGTTGGCCATGAGTTTGGCGCTACAACAGGTCGTGAGCGTCGTTGTGGTTGGTTTGACGCTGTCGCGATGCACCGCGCAGTTCAAGTAAACTCAATTAGCGGTTTCTGTTTAACCAAGTTAGATGTATTAGATGGCTTAAAAGAGTTAAAAATCTGTACTGGCTACCAAACAGAACATGGTGACATTATCACTGTGCCACCGACAGCTGCTGAAGGCTACGAAAAAATTAGCCCAGTATACGAAACATTGCCAGGTTGGAGTGAGTCTACTGTTGGCGCAACAACGGTTGAACAATTACCTGAAAATGCTCGTGCCTACATTAAGCGCCTAGAAGAAGTAACAGGCGTACCAATTGACATTATCTCAACTGGTCCAGATCGCGTCGAAACGATGATCTTGGTTAACCCGTTTGAATAA
- the hflK gene encoding FtsH protease activity modulator HflK, whose product MAWNEPGKDDKDPWKNKGGNNQGPPDLDDLFKDLGSKFGFGGSGGSSSSANNSFPNALIIVAVLVAVVIYAYSCIYTIKEAERGVKLRFGEYVELVEPGLSWKWTFIENIIPVDVQTTRDLPAAGFMLTQDENVVRVEMQVQYRVVNARDYIFSVTNADESLSDALDSALRYVVGQAKMDDVLTSGREVVRQKVWAELDDIIETYNLGLSVVDVNFKDARPPEEVKEAFDDAIAAQADEERYIQEAEAYALSIEPRARGRVKRLEQEALAYKQQTVLDAEGAVARFEKLLPEYQAAPEVTRQRLYMATMEKVYSNTSKVMVDVEGGNNMMYLPLDKIINQQQSVPRTMQQPVQSVPQSVPSSTNSSTGRTDRFNSGRN is encoded by the coding sequence ATGGCTTGGAATGAACCGGGGAAAGACGATAAAGATCCCTGGAAAAACAAAGGCGGTAATAACCAAGGACCACCTGACTTAGACGATTTATTTAAAGATTTAGGCAGCAAGTTTGGCTTTGGTGGCTCTGGAGGCTCGTCAAGCAGCGCCAATAATAGTTTCCCAAATGCCCTTATTATCGTGGCAGTTTTGGTAGCCGTCGTGATATACGCATACTCGTGTATTTACACCATTAAAGAAGCTGAGCGCGGTGTAAAACTGCGCTTTGGTGAATACGTAGAGCTCGTTGAACCAGGTTTGAGTTGGAAATGGACGTTTATTGAGAACATCATTCCAGTTGACGTACAAACAACGCGAGATTTGCCTGCAGCTGGCTTTATGTTAACGCAGGACGAAAATGTCGTGCGCGTTGAAATGCAAGTGCAATATCGTGTGGTTAATGCTCGTGATTATATCTTCAGTGTAACCAACGCCGATGAAAGCTTAAGCGATGCGCTCGACAGTGCACTGCGCTATGTTGTTGGTCAGGCTAAGATGGATGATGTGCTGACTAGCGGTCGTGAAGTGGTTCGCCAAAAAGTATGGGCGGAGTTAGACGATATTATTGAAACATACAACTTGGGCCTTTCAGTGGTAGACGTTAACTTTAAAGATGCGCGTCCACCTGAAGAAGTTAAAGAAGCGTTCGATGATGCGATTGCTGCTCAAGCAGACGAAGAACGTTATATTCAAGAAGCCGAAGCGTATGCATTGAGTATTGAGCCTCGTGCCCGTGGTCGTGTTAAGCGTCTTGAACAAGAAGCACTAGCCTATAAACAGCAGACAGTATTGGACGCAGAAGGTGCTGTCGCGCGTTTTGAAAAGTTATTGCCTGAGTATCAAGCAGCGCCAGAAGTTACGCGTCAACGTTTATATATGGCGACCATGGAAAAGGTTTATAGCAATACATCAAAAGTGATGGTTGATGTCGAAGGTGGTAACAATATGATGTACTTGCCATTGGATAAGATTATCAATCAACAACAAAGTGTCCCACGTACAATGCAGCAGCCGGTGCAATCGGTACCACAATCGGTACCAAGCTCAACCAACAGCTCAACTGGCCGTACCGATCGTTTTAACAGTGGGAGAAACTAA
- the hfq gene encoding RNA chaperone Hfq, with amino-acid sequence MAKGQSLQDPFLNALRRDRIPVAIYLVNGIKLQGQVESFDQFVILLKNTVSQMVYKHAISTVVPSRAVNTNPAPTGNQGGFNQPMDNQD; translated from the coding sequence ATGGCGAAGGGGCAATCTTTACAAGACCCATTTTTGAATGCATTACGTCGTGACCGCATTCCAGTGGCAATTTACTTAGTTAACGGCATTAAGTTACAAGGTCAAGTCGAGTCTTTTGACCAGTTTGTTATTTTATTAAAGAACACGGTCAGTCAAATGGTGTATAAACACGCTATTTCGACGGTTGTACCGTCTCGTGCTGTAAACACTAATCCTGCTCCAACTGGCAACCAAGGTGGCTTTAACCAGCCAATGGACAATCAGGATTAA